The nucleotide sequence GCCAGTTTACGGACTTCCTCAGCCACAACAGCGAATCCTTTTCCATGCTCACCCGCTCTCGCTGCTTCAATTGAAGCATTTAACGCTAAGAGATTCGTTTGGTCAGCAATATCTTTTATCAAGCTCATTACTTTCTCCATATTTTGAACTCGATTACTTAAGTCTTCTACATAGTGTTGAATTTGTTCCTGAGAACTGTCCACACCTTTAAGGTTATCGGTTAAATGGATCAGTGTTGAAATATTCTCATCAAGTTCCTTTAAATGCTCTCGAGAAATCGCATTTACTTCATAGACAGAAGATGAGACCTCTTGAATACTTGCGCCAAAGTCCTCAACAACGCTGCTAACTGAACGAGAATCTTCATATTGTTCTTGTTGATATTCCAGAAGCTTTCGAATCTCATCTATGCCTGCATTAAATTCAATCACATTTGCTAATCCACCGATAAAGTTCTTTGCTTGAAGTTCCATATAAGTTTCCATGACAATTTGCTGATCAAGTACAGCGATGCTTTCATACGCAAGTAAAGCATTTAAAAGCTTTGCTGGTTTTTTGATAAACTGCTTCGTAATATGAGGAATAAACAGCTGATTCAGCAAGTTATAGGCAGCCAGCATCCAGTCAGGAGTTAAACCAATTTTAGCGTGTGCCTCAGCTATTGCCCGTCTTTTAAATACGTATGTAAGATTTAACTCATCTTTAAACAAACTTTGCATATATAGATGAAAGGTTTTTTTCAGCCGTTCATCTGTAGAATGCTGTTCAATCAAGCTATGTAGAGCAGGCATTTGATGAAGACGTTCATAAAACTTATCAATAATTTCATCCTTACAGGTCATATACACATCATACAGGTCATGAACGGACTCCCTTCTAATTTGCGAAATTCCTAAGAAGTCTAACTTCTCTTTCAGCCGGTCATTTGCATCTATATCTGAATAGGATGTACTTGAAAAATAATGATATTCTTTTGCCTTCGTCTTGAACAAGACTATACTCCCCCTCAAATGCCTCTATTTTAGGTAATTATACCTATAAGATATCTAAAATTCAAGAAATATTACACTTTAAAGGAAATATAATACAATTTAAAATGTTTTTTATGACTTATTTTTCTTAAGCGAAACGGTTTCATTTATTATTTACTGAAAAGTTGGTAAGCTATAACTATAATGCTTAAAGTGAGGGATACATATGGGAAATTTCCAATCAAAATTAGAAAAATATGCAGAGCTTGCTGTAAAAGTAGGCGTTAATATTCAAAAAGACCAAACACTCGTTATTAATGCACCCATTAATGCTCGTGAATTTGTTCACCAGGCAGCAAAAATTGCCTATGAGGCTGGGGCAAAGCATGTTCATGTTGAATGGAGTGACGAGGATTTAACACTTTTAAAATTTAAAAACGCACCATTTGAAGCCTTCAAAGAATATCCAATGTGGAAGGCAAAAGGCTTT is from Bacillus tianshenii and encodes:
- a CDS encoding methyl-accepting chemotaxis protein — protein: MFKTKAKEYHYFSSTSYSDIDANDRLKEKLDFLGISQIRRESVHDLYDVYMTCKDEIIDKFYERLHQMPALHSLIEQHSTDERLKKTFHLYMQSLFKDELNLTYVFKRRAIAEAHAKIGLTPDWMLAAYNLLNQLFIPHITKQFIKKPAKLLNALLAYESIAVLDQQIVMETYMELQAKNFIGGLANVIEFNAGIDEIRKLLEYQQEQYEDSRSVSSVVEDFGASIQEVSSSVYEVNAISREHLKELDENISTLIHLTDNLKGVDSSQEQIQHYVEDLSNRVQNMEKVMSLIKDIADQTNLLALNASIEAARAGEHGKGFAVVAEEVRKLADNTKSSISDISNDIKELSSISTDMSVLIDNTSEKMHESTKNTETLSIRLDKLNTSLQAVGERFESISAITEQQTASMDEITQRNKSIAEATKEGLEISRETGQAVYDLSKIIDKHRIDSISTNMKMSQEDLIELAITDHILWRWKIYNLILGFDSMKESEVASHEQCRFGNWYYGKAKQVYSSEPAYQKVEEPHRKLHALAKEAVAAVNQNNLPKANDLLHEIEEISQIVIKYLRELKQVILNQKAQYTSSVHKS